One Carya illinoinensis cultivar Pawnee chromosome 5, C.illinoinensisPawnee_v1, whole genome shotgun sequence genomic window, CAATTCCTCTTGGATGGCTTTTGTTCAACTTTTTACTGTTACTAACAATTCTCTTGACAGACTAAAAAATTTCGTGTTTACATTGTCATATATCTCGATCTCTTCGCGCTTTCTGCAATTGCTTATCTTTTCAGGCTGCAATCAAAGTCTGCTTGTTTTAAATGTCGTAGAGTCTGTGTAATCTCTGGATCTGTTATCAATGATGAATCACTTCATATGCATGTATATACAGACATGCATAGAATCATGTCAAGTCACCGCATATTGGCAAAACAGATCTCCAACATCTCCTATCGTGAATGCAACATAAAAGCAAGTTAGAAACCAAGAGTATGGTAGAAAAGTAGGGCTACCCGGTTATTCATAATCAAAGCCTGTTGGAGAAAAGCCTGGATCCGGAAAGAGGTTGTGGACTTGGAGAAAAGCCTGCAAATCTCTTAGAACTTTTAAGACTAACCTGGAACCAAACAACTATTCTACCATTGAGTAATGCTAGGTATAAACTTTAAATAAACAAGTTGTATATAAGTTTTTCGTAAAAAAGTGGATCtcactaataaataatagtttttcttctacttttttttaggTGGGGTCTACTTTTTTACAAGGACTTGTACAGGATTTGTCTATTTGGTgcttttacaaattatttcttgTAATAATATTCTTGATTTTAGCATTTTCACACTTCTAATAGTCTAATAAGGTTTTGGTTTTCCTGTTCATGCAATTTTGAATGGAGAGTTTAGtagctttcttttttccctGCCTGAATGTGCATGATGAGAACACATTCTAGACAGCTTATTTTGTAGGGTTTCTCACGAGTAAAAGACCTCATTTCTATGCATTTTAGCCTCATCATAAAGTCGACGCATTTCCCGGCGCTCTGtaattttctctcatatttctccaaatgaACTCATTTTTCTCTACTatcatatgatttatttttcaGTCAGCCACGCACTCGAACCATTTACTTTGCCTCTTCTATGCATTACATTTGGCCCCATTTCAAGACAACTTATTCAAGGCAGATTTATTTCACTTTGTGTAATGCAATTCGGTCATTCATATTTAACTTGCTTGTGAAGACCTGTAGTGCTTTACAATCTGATATACTACGTcaagtcatatcaatttatatatttatttttacaagatCCCTGTATAGATCAAACTTTTCTCTTTCAAGAACTCTGTTTTGTTTCAAGGACGAAAAATATCGATAGGCCATAAGACACAGCTCACTCATCAGTATTCAAACGAGTTCAAAGatgccaaaaacaaaaacaaaaacaaaaaacaaaaataaaaactaaaacaaaggaCGAGTAAAACTAGAAAATGGGAAACTCAACAAGACTGCTTTGTGGTGGTAAGATGTATTAAACTGATGCTGTTTCCTAGCATggttattttcaaatttcaaccaGGTTGTAAAAGGGCATCATAACCCTGTTGAATTTTTAGCCTGGTGACACCAAAATCAATATCTAAACAGGATATGGAAGGCTCAGGTTGCGTTTAGGCATTGAGTTGATCGTAGATATTCTTCTGtaaatggtaaaaaaaaaaaaaaaagtaaaaaaaagtaataaaatattaaataataataaatagtaatataaaataataaaatataaataataaataataataaaataataaataataataaaatatgctgAGAATACTCACACATGTGACAACTTCTCATGTCCAATATCCAGTACCTAATTTGTCTGAAATAACAATTTTGTGTCCATTCtcgaaaactaaaatgaaactcCAAATCTTGTCTAATGGGATAATATAATAGTCATCCATCATGATGAGAGTATTGTTATCGGATTATACATatgtaaatgatatttttgataaatgtAAGATGAATTGATATTAGCTATTCCATTCACATAAATCTCCATATtagaataactatttttttattatataataataaaataatataagatgaatttaattttaattattctattcacatcaaataattacattagattatttatttattcattatatagtaataaaataatattaacttaaaaaaatatttaatttagatatttttaaatttatttaattttttaattaatttaactcATAAATTAAAGCTGCAAGACGAAATTAAACCTACTAGGATATATTTATGCGAGAGAAAAGATAGACAGCTATAatagattaataaaataagaatttgatGATTTTACAGTtgtaatcatttaatattttcttttcaattattatagataaaagttataaaatttgtggttgCGTAATTCGATATCGGCGATTTTGAGGTCTGATAAGTACAAAGtgactttaattttaaatttgtatattcGATGAGACTGGCCTGAGGCGCCCATAGATGAAATTGATTTCAaacctttattttcttttttttttaatgttgaaaGGTGACCTTATGGATCATGCTCTCCAACACCAGAGGTGAAGCTCGATTAAGTAGTCCACATCATTGCTTACTCTGAACTGCAACATCCTTCCTTTCATTATATACTAAAAAGATCGAAAATCCAACACGTCTCTGAAGACAGGAGAGATCTTCTCGAATTCTCTACTCAATCCGACGGTCTAATTTATAGAGagagataaatataataaatagatattacGGATCCAAAGGGGAGAAAACTATGAATTTACATCTGTTGCATTCCAAACTTCACACACGCGCTCTGCAAATTGCAAGAAAGGATGTCCCAACTGCACCTTTTTCGAAAAGGAATTGTacacgtcattttattttatatattttaatattattttttattttatttttattaaattaattaaattattttatttatcattcatatattatatatttattataaaaaaataaaaaaataaaaataaatataatatataaagtgtaaagatattaaataaaattttccttcCTGTAGACGTAACATCTTATCACAAACTCAGTGCTGATCTGCAGGCCTCAACGGGAGCTGAATAATAAACGTTCAGAAATGTTAGGACAATGTTGCTGAAGCAGGGCCATTTCAGTGCAGTTCAGGAGGCCTTTTATCTTGGGTTGTCAGTTCTGTCACATTATTTCAGCAAGTAGTTAAGTGAACACTTGAGCTAGTTCCACTCACCCCTTTGTATACCCACAAAATAAACTGCAAGCTGATTTTGATATAGTATCATAAAATCTgatagatttaatttataataaaaataattttataatataatgtatcaaatcaaattctaccaatttgtatatttacttttgtgtaatctatAACTAAAATACTTTCCTTTATGATATTATATAGGCTAATACAGGATTACGAAATTCGAAAGACCATCAATGCACACGAGTCAATCAAAGCCTTCTTTTCAGAGGATCCCAATGTCCTTACTCCTCAGAAGCATGTAATCAGTAAATTTAATACTGCTACTAAATGGATGAGTGCTTATTGACACTGAGATATCGCGATTATTACTATACTGAATTGGAACAAAGTCATTCAATATTATACCTGATCTTGCTTTAAATAAGTATCATGAATGATAATGCGAGCACAATAAGATCCAACACAAATCCCACTTTTATCGGGAACATGAGAATTAAAACAAACCATAATGCTTAACAAAACAGAACCGCACTGTTGTCGATCAAAAACAACAAGACCAAATTCAGAATTGAGATATCATCTAAGGGTATTCATTCATTCACATGGAAAGCTTCACATACTACAAACCAGAAACGAATGTAGCAAGGAAAAGACAgcccaaaagagaaaaagtaattgaaataaaagtttgGAGCATCCATTACAGTGGTCACTAGCCTCATCCTAAATCAACTTATCACAACTGAAACTATATGAGGGACCTTCCCATCATCAGAGGGCAAGCTAACATACTCCCTAGCAAACTCCTCAGCAATCTCGATGGCTAGCTCCCCATGAATTGCCTTGCAATACATATACAACACCGTGTTCGCTGCGGCATTGTAAAGCAGAAGTAGCATAAGCAAAGTGGAGGTCACCACAATCTGCACAACAAACCCCCAACTTTTCCACCCTTCACTTGCTCCATCCGATCCGACCGCCGAAACCGCACCCGTCCAAACCACAACCCCCGCAAAAGTtccaaaaaacaacaacaacgaCAGCGCCACCCCTCTCATACCCTTGATCAAACTCGCACTCCGCCTCAGCGGCTCGAAACCCCAGCTAGATTCTACCACCACAACCACATATGCGAGGGTCCAATTCACTTGCAAATATACAAATACCATAGCCAAAAGAAGCAACACAACCCCGTAAAGCGTTACAAAATAAGGTGAAGAATACTCGACGTCAATCCCAAACAGC contains:
- the LOC122311665 gene encoding uncharacterized protein LOC122311665, which translates into the protein MATPAGPAPRLGICTVLSESKRILNAHSRHFLALSVLFLLPLSFSLVVYPTLIQLLADPTPNNSQVLLRSPPFNFHDHYHQQKPPISSNTLILSLLYSLFVCAFSLFAVGSITFSVFHGFYGRPVKFVSAIKSIFTSFFPLLATLIISQVILSLFAIAFGLFLFLVTRVIELFGIDVEYSSPYFVTLYGVVLLLLAMVFVYLQVNWTLAYVVVVVESSWGFEPLRRSASLIKGMRGVALSLLLFFGTFAGVVVWTGAVSAVGSDGASEGWKSWGFVVQIVVTSTLLMLLLLYNAAANTVLYMYCKAIHGELAIEIAEEFAREYVSLPSDDGKVPHIVSVVIS